The following DNA comes from Desulfovibrio sp..
GGCCGCACCAGGCTGCAAGCACGCTCACACGAGATGCAACAAAAAATGTCGCCCCGTGTGAACCAGTAGGGGCGCTTATGCGGTTTGTCGTTGACGTGCGGGCAACTCAGCCGGTCATAGACCTCCGGCTTTGGCTCGGCGTCATACGGACGCCAGCCGTCATTTACCAGCCGGACCACGTGTTTGATCAAATTCTTGGACATAGCTCACCTCGTTTTTGCCAGAAACTCCTGTACTGCTTGGGCCTCCCGACCCGTCTGGATGCGACATCCTCGGCAGCCCCTGCGATCCGGACGGCGGCACTTGGCGCATTTGGCCGCCAGGAGCACCTCGGCCAGCTCCTCGACATCCGGCAGCTGCCACGGGGCCTGCGCCTCTGTTTCCGAGACACCTTCAAGCGCCGTCCTGATGATTGCCATCTGCCGGACCATGTTGCCCGGGTAGCGGTCGCCAAGCACCTGGTAGACCGTTGACCTGGTCAGTTCCGGATTGCGCTTCAGAAACGCATGAATCGATCCGTGCCGGGCCACCACGGCCTGGCGCAATGCATGTCCTGGGGCGTCACTCATTCACGCCCACCTGTTTCAGGTCGAAGGCATGCTCGCGCTTCTGCAGGTCAGACAGCAGGGCGGAAATCTTCTTTTCGTCATGCAACCATGCGAAAGACTCGACGCCGAACCCACGTTTCACCCTGGTCTCCAGGCTGCTCATAGAGTAGCCAAGCTTCTTCCAGATGGCCAAGATGGCCCGCTTCTGGTCGGCGTGGCGGTCACCGTCCTTGACTTCAATCCAATCCGGACGGGCCTTGGCCGTGACCTTCGTGTTGCTGTGGGTCTTGCCCGGAGTGGTGAAGACAGCTCCCATCTCCGCCAGGATCTGCACCAGGCTTGAGAGTTGGGCGAAGCTCAGCTTGGAGGCACTGGCTACCCGAAATTTATTGTGCAGCAGCTCGCGGTAGGCCTCTTCGGTCATGTCCGGGAGCTGCTTTCTGGCGATGGCGATCTTGGCGTATAGGGGCTTGCGGTCAGCGGCCATGTGGATCCTCTCTGAATGCGTTATGTT
Coding sequences within:
- a CDS encoding regulatory protein GemA; its protein translation is MAADRKPLYAKIAIARKQLPDMTEEAYRELLHNKFRVASASKLSFAQLSSLVQILAEMGAVFTTPGKTHSNTKVTAKARPDWIEVKDGDRHADQKRAILAIWKKLGYSMSSLETRVKRGFGVESFAWLHDEKKISALLSDLQKREHAFDLKQVGVNE